The window CCATGGAATCGGGAGAACGCGCTGCCCAAGCCGCGCTCTCGATGTAGTTTACCTTCATGCTCGCACTCTCGACCTGCTGGAATTCCCACCGCCACACCAAGGGCGAAGACATGCTCCGCGAGATCGTCGATCTGGGCTTCACCAACGTCGAACTCAGCCACGGCCTGAACCTTTCCATGATCGAAGGCGCGCTGAAGTTCGCCGAGCGCGGCGAGGTCAATTTCACGAGCCTCCACAACTTCTGCCCGCAGCCCGTCGAGGTGATGACCGATTCGCCGGACTGCTACGAATTCACCTCCAGCCGGCCGGAGACCCGCCAGCGCGCGGTGAAGATGACCCTCCAAACGATCGAATACGCCGAGCGCTTCGGCGCAAAGCGGATCGTCCTCCACTCCGGCAGCGTCGGCCCGATGCGGGGCTTCACGCGCAAGCTCATCGCCATGATCATGGACGGCGGCTTCGCTTCGAAGGCCTACGGCGAGGAAAAGCTCCGCGGCGTGCAACAGCGCGAGGCCGCCTCCCTGGAATACGTCAACCGCCTCGTCGAGACGCTGAAGCCGGTGGTCGCCGCCGCCGGCGAGAAGGGCATCCGCCTTGGCATCGAGAACCGCGATTCCTACGAGCAACTGCCCTCCGAACGTGAGTTTCCCGCGCTCCTCGACAAGCTCGGCGACACCTGCGGCTACTGGCACGATTTTGGTCACGCCCAGCGGAAGCAGAACATGGGCTTCCTCGACCACCGCGCCTGGCTCGAGAAAATCGCTTCCCGCGCGATCGGCTGCCACCTGCACGACGCCCGCTGGCCCGTGGAGGACCACCGCGTGCCCTTCACCGGCGACATCGACTACGCCGCCCTCGTCCCGCTTTTTCCGAAAGGCACGCCCTTCATCATCGAGCTGAATCCCAAACGCGAAGGCGGTGACATCGCCGCCGCGGCGGAGCGCTGGCGCAAGGAATTCGGCGAGTGAGCCGCGCGGTTTTCGGCTTCTTCCCGCCCCGCGCGCCCTTCATTCTGGCCAGTCACCCATGAAACGTTTCGTCACCACCACCATCCAGCTTGCCGTCTCGATCGCGCTGCTCTGGTGGATCTTTCACGATCCCGAAAAGCGCGCCAGCATGGCCGAAGCCCTGCGGGCCGCAAACTGGTGGTGGTTCCTGCCCGGCGTCGCCTGCGTGGGCGCCGTCACCGCCCTGCAAATCCAGCGCTGGCAATGGCTGCTGCACGCGATCGACATCCGCCTCACCTGGCTGCGCACGGCCCAGCTCAACCTCATCGGCATGTTCTTCAACCTCTTCCTGCTCGGCGCGACCGGCGGGGACGTCGTCCGGATCTTTTACGCCATGCGTGAGGCGAAGACCGACAAGGCCGGCGCATTCCTCAGCATCGCGCTCGAGCGCGTGATCGGGTTGATGGCGCTCGCCTTCGTCTCCGCGGCGGTGGTCGCCCTGCAATGGAACACGCTGATGGGTTCGCCGGTGGCCCGGGTCTCCGTGCTCACGATCGGCCTCATCCTCGGCGCGTCGATCGCCGTGGTCGTGGCCGGCGCTCTCGTCGCGGTGCTCCGCCTCGAGAGCCGCCTGCCCGCCCGCCTCCCGCTGCGGCGCGCGATCGTCGATCTCGCCGTCGCCACCCAACGCTACGCGAAGGCGCCCGGCGCGCTCATCGCGGCCTTCCTCATCTCGATTCCGTCGCACCTCCTGCTCTTCGCGACGTTCTACTTCGCCGCCCGCGCGCTCACCGACAGTCTCAGCCTCGTCGACATCTTCTCCGTCATGCCGATCGTGAACGTCCTCACGTCGCTGCCGATCAGCTTCGGCGGCCTCGGCGCCCGCGAGCAGCTCTTCCAATCCCTGCTCGGCTCGCTCAACGGCACGCCCGCCGCCCAGGCCGTGCTCATCGGCAGCTGCGGCTATCTCATGCAGGTGCTGTGGAGCCTCGTCGGCGGCCTCGTCTATCTCTTTTACCGCCCCAGCGACGGCCACACCGCCTCGATTCACGAAATGACCGAGGCCACTGCCGACATCGCCGAGCACCCGGAATCCACGCCATGAACCGCCGTGATCGCCCGCGCGTGATCGCGAACTTCGCCATCACCGCGGACGGCAAAATCTCCACTCGCGAGCATACGCCCGCGAACTTCACTTCGCCCCGCGACAAGAAACGCCTGCTCGAGATTCGCGCCCGCGGCGACGCCATTCTCGTCGGCCGGAACACCGTCGCGACAGACACGATGAGCATGACGCTGCCCGATCGAGCCCTGCGTGCGAAGCGCCGCGAGCGGGGCCTGCCCGCCGAGCCATCGCGCGTGATCGTGAGCGCCAGCGGCAACCTCGATCCCGGCTGGAAGGTCTTCACCTCCCGCGGCGCCCCGCGCATCGTCTTCAGCACGTTTCACATGCCCGACGCCATCCGCGGCGCGCTGGTTCCGCTCTGCGACCTCCATTTGCTCGACGCGGACGAGATCCCCCTCGAGGACGTCCTCACCGCCCTGCGCGAGATCTACGACGTGCGCACGCTCGTCTGCGAAGGCGGCCCCACGATCTTCCGCCAACTCGTCGAGCTCGACGCTCTGGACGAACTCCACCTCACCGTCGCCCCCCGCATTTTCGGCGGCGCCCAGGCGCCGACCCTCACCGGCACGCACCCCGGATTTCTCGCGTCCATCCGCCATCTGAGACTCGAATCCCTGCGCACGCACGGCGAGGAGTGCTACCTTCGTTATCGCGTCCGTCGTCCATGAATACCGAGAGCACCATCGTCATCCGCGCCTCGAAGGAAAAAATCTTCGAGTCCGCCGCCGACCTCTCGCGCTGGCCGGCGGTGCTCCCGCATTACCGCTACATCACCTACCTCGAGCGCGGGACGGACCGCCACATCGTGAAGATGGCCGCCGAGCGCGACGGCGTGCCGATCGCCTGGGTCTCCGAGCAGGTGATCGACCGCGAGCGGCTCGAGATCAGGTTCACCCACCTGAAGGCCTTCACGAAGGGCATGGGCGTCGTGTGGTCCTTCGAAGAGAAACCCGAGGGCACCCTCGTTCGGATCGTTCACGTTTTGAGATTTCGCATTCCCGCTCTCGCCGCCATCGCCGACCGCATTATCGGCGGTTTTTTCATCGACGACATCGCCCACAAGACGCTTTCCGCGTTCAAGGCCCACCTCGAGGCCCCCGCGCAATGAGTTCCGCCCCGCGCCGCCGCGCCGTCATCACGGGCCTTGGCCCCATCACCTGCATTGGCACCGGCCGCGACGCCCTCTGGGCCGGCCTGCTCGCGGAGAAAAGCGGCATCGGCAACCTCACGTATTTCGAGGTGGAACCCGGCCGCGCCCACTGCTCCGGCGAGATTCCCGGGTTCGACCCGACCCGCTGGTTCCCTCCGCATCGCCTGAAGCGCCTCGACCGCTACGCGCAATTCTCCGTCGCCTCTGCCGCCCTCGCGCTCGAGGATGCCGGTCTCGAATACTCGCCCGCCGACCCACAGTCCCGCGTCGGCGTCAGCTACGGCACCGCCCTGGGCGGCATCGCGAATGCCGAGCACGAGAACGCCCTGTTCATCACGCAGGGCTCGAAAGCCATCAACCAGACCCTCGCGCTGCAGGTCTTCGGCGGCAGCGCGCACTCGAACATCGCCATCGAGTTCGGCCTGCAGGGCATCGGCACCACGAATTCCAACAGCTGCGCGAGCGGCCCGATCGCCGTGGGTGAAGCCCTGCGCTACATTCGCGACGGCATGGCCGACGTCGTCATCGCCGGCGCCGCCGAGGCCCCACTCAGCCCGCTCACCTACGGCGCCTTCGACCTTATCAAGACGATGAGCCGCGCCGAACCGCCCCATGCCTGCCGGCCCTTCGACCTGCAGCGCAACGGCTTCGTGATGGGCGAAGGCGCCGCCGCCGTCATCGTCGAGGAATACGAACATGCGAAGGCCCGCGGCGCCCGCATCTACGCCGAAGTCCTCGGCTACAGCCTCAGCAACGACGCGTATCACATGACCTCGCCGCATCCCACCGGCGAGCCCGGCATGCGCACCATGCGCGAGACCCTCGCCGACGCGCGGCTGAACCCGGGCGACATCGACTACATCAACGCCCACGCCAGCAGCACGAAGGTGAACGACTCCAGCGAGACTCGCGCCATCCATGCCGTGCTCGGCGCGCACGCCCGCAACGTTCCCGTCACCGGCACGAAGGCCTACACCGCGCACCCGCTCGGCGCGACCGGCGCCATCGAGATCGCCATTTGCTGCCTCGCGGTGGAGCACGGCTGGGTGCCGCC of the Chthoniobacterales bacterium genome contains:
- a CDS encoding TIM barrel protein; its protein translation is MLALSTCWNSHRHTKGEDMLREIVDLGFTNVELSHGLNLSMIEGALKFAERGEVNFTSLHNFCPQPVEVMTDSPDCYEFTSSRPETRQRAVKMTLQTIEYAERFGAKRIVLHSGSVGPMRGFTRKLIAMIMDGGFASKAYGEEKLRGVQQREAASLEYVNRLVETLKPVVAAAGEKGIRLGIENRDSYEQLPSEREFPALLDKLGDTCGYWHDFGHAQRKQNMGFLDHRAWLEKIASRAIGCHLHDARWPVEDHRVPFTGDIDYAALVPLFPKGTPFIIELNPKREGGDIAAAAERWRKEFGE
- a CDS encoding dihydrofolate reductase family protein, which encodes MNRRDRPRVIANFAITADGKISTREHTPANFTSPRDKKRLLEIRARGDAILVGRNTVATDTMSMTLPDRALRAKRRERGLPAEPSRVIVSASGNLDPGWKVFTSRGAPRIVFSTFHMPDAIRGALVPLCDLHLLDADEIPLEDVLTALREIYDVRTLVCEGGPTIFRQLVELDALDELHLTVAPRIFGGAQAPTLTGTHPGFLASIRHLRLESLRTHGEECYLRYRVRRP
- a CDS encoding SRPBCC family protein, with protein sequence MNTESTIVIRASKEKIFESAADLSRWPAVLPHYRYITYLERGTDRHIVKMAAERDGVPIAWVSEQVIDRERLEIRFTHLKAFTKGMGVVWSFEEKPEGTLVRIVHVLRFRIPALAAIADRIIGGFFIDDIAHKTLSAFKAHLEAPAQ
- a CDS encoding beta-ketoacyl-[acyl-carrier-protein] synthase family protein; this encodes MSSAPRRRAVITGLGPITCIGTGRDALWAGLLAEKSGIGNLTYFEVEPGRAHCSGEIPGFDPTRWFPPHRLKRLDRYAQFSVASAALALEDAGLEYSPADPQSRVGVSYGTALGGIANAEHENALFITQGSKAINQTLALQVFGGSAHSNIAIEFGLQGIGTTNSNSCASGPIAVGEALRYIRDGMADVVIAGAAEAPLSPLTYGAFDLIKTMSRAEPPHACRPFDLQRNGFVMGEGAAAVIVEEYEHAKARGARIYAEVLGYSLSNDAYHMTSPHPTGEPGMRTMRETLADARLNPGDIDYINAHASSTKVNDSSETRAIHAVLGAHARNVPVTGTKAYTAHPLGATGAIEIAICCLAVEHGWVPPTLHYETPDPECDLDVVPNHGREAKLRHVLSNSFGFGGINACLALGKV
- a CDS encoding lysylphosphatidylglycerol synthase transmembrane domain-containing protein yields the protein MKRFVTTTIQLAVSIALLWWIFHDPEKRASMAEALRAANWWWFLPGVACVGAVTALQIQRWQWLLHAIDIRLTWLRTAQLNLIGMFFNLFLLGATGGDVVRIFYAMREAKTDKAGAFLSIALERVIGLMALAFVSAAVVALQWNTLMGSPVARVSVLTIGLILGASIAVVVAGALVAVLRLESRLPARLPLRRAIVDLAVATQRYAKAPGALIAAFLISIPSHLLLFATFYFAARALTDSLSLVDIFSVMPIVNVLTSLPISFGGLGAREQLFQSLLGSLNGTPAAQAVLIGSCGYLMQVLWSLVGGLVYLFYRPSDGHTASIHEMTEATADIAEHPESTP